A DNA window from Ostrea edulis chromosome 5, xbOstEdul1.1, whole genome shotgun sequence contains the following coding sequences:
- the LOC130055114 gene encoding uncharacterized protein LOC130055114 has protein sequence MCVRTSRYILMIKTIQIDARYQFEVEKISRESQHVEKKSYTPREICRRKQVVCDTILADKELSPPGKITSIRGDRGNEGGESPNTLDRWCHVSYGEIEFESAFAITTLGMDNIDIHDCESYKYKDWNHVLCC, from the exons ATGTGCGTACGAACGAGTCGATATATCTTGATGATCAAGACTATTCAAATTGACGCGCGCTACCAATTCGAAGTAGAGAAAATTTCAAGAGAAAGCCAGCATGTCGAGAAGAAGAGTTATACTCCCAGGGAGATTTGCCGACGAAAACA GGTGGTATGTGATACGATTCTCGCAGACAAAGAACTCAGCCCCCCTGGTAAAATCACATCAATTAGAGGAGACAGGGGAAACGAGGGAGGAGAAAGTCCAAACACCTTAGACAGATGGTGTCATGTATCATATGGAGAGATTGAATTTGAAAGTG CATTTGCCATTACAACATTGGGGATGGACAACATAGACATTCATGATTGTGAAAGCTATAAATACAAAGACTGGAACCATGTACTGTGCTGTTAA